The DNA segment aattcaaataaagcaACTAATTCTTATTTCCCTTTTCCGTAGTGTCCCCATTTTCCATTACCCCAGCCAGACCACGACGCTTCCTGGCTTCCGAATAACTTTGACCCTGTTCCAAAGCCACTTAGATTAAGAGGTCTTCCGTACACTCTGGTGCCAGATAAATTCGTATAACTGCTGGGGACTACTCCTGTACCTGccaacaatacaaataaatatagaaaaatatttttatgaaaagaaaagtgCCAAAATTACTGATAAGACCTTTGCTACCTGAGGAGCCTATCAGTTCCTTAAATGTATTATGAAGAGGTTAATTTTGTTAGGTCGTTTGTAAAATCTATGAAAGTGctgaacattatttatttcgtaatcctgcagataacaaaaaataaatatataaagttattagtAAGGTAAGTACGTAAGGAATTAGTTCAAAAacctatttgaataaaaaattaagagatTATAATTTGTAGTTTATGAAGAAATTAAACTTCAACCTGATTTTAGTTTGTATCATGTGTGCTGACACGTGCGAGGAATTATCATGCAATTTGGTTTAATAAGCTAACACGtccaaagaaaaaataatcaaaagtaaattaatcacttTTTAGTACCTCCAAAGCCTCCATAAGTGCCAGTCAAATGAAATTGTATCGGGAAGTGTATTGATCGAATATGCGGCCAAAATGTTTCAGCTTCCACCATCGCTTCCTGGTCATTCGCTGGCTCTGAaatcgttttaaaaaaatcccatTTAAATACGACTAAGTAGTAAGTTTATAACCGGACTGAAggatgatattaattcaaaggTTTGGATTATATTGAGACTCACAggctatacaatttattatattcggtcaaagattataatatgttcattgttttatcatttcatttttaaacttatgtcTCTAAAAAGCATTAAAAACCTTCAATACCGATACTTAATGTCAATTAAAGACGTGTTAACG comes from the Pieris rapae chromosome 3, ilPieRapa1.1, whole genome shotgun sequence genome and includes:
- the LOC111002691 gene encoding uncharacterized protein LOC111002691, whose protein sequence is MFFIWCLLSFQLSDGAVLDPALYLSPSPPLISISDSNPEVIWTQPRNAPLNTKSIIDKEPANDQEAMVEAETFWPHIRSIHFPIQFHLTGTYGGFGGTGVVPSSYTNLSGTRVYGRPLNLSGFGTGSKLFGSQEASWSGWGNGKWGHYGKGK